From Nocardia sp. NBC_00416:
GAGGGCGCAAGGACTCTGGACGATCTGATCGCCGGCAACGGCACCGGGCCGCTGCCGGTCCCCGCCAAGCCGGGCGGATTCATCATCCTCACCAGCGGCACCACCGGCCTGCCGAAGGGCGCCCCGCGTGAGAAGGCCAGCCCTCTTGCCACCGCGCAGTTCCTCGACCGGATGCCCTTCCCCAAACGCAGCACCGTCGTCATCGTCTCGCCGATCTTCCACAGCACCGGCCTGGGCACCTACCTGGTGAGCATCGGACTGACCAACAAGATCGTCATGCGGCGCCGGTTCGACGCCGAGGCCACGCTGAAGATGGTCTCCGATCACAAGGCCGAACTGCTGGTCGCGGTACCCACGATGCTGCACCGGATGGTGGAGTTGCCCGAAGAGGTCCGCGCGAAGTACGACACGTCCTCCCTGAAAGGCATCATCCTGGCGGGCTCGGCGCTGTCCCCGGAACTGAGCGTCAAGGCGACCGAGGTGTTCGGGCCCGTGCTCTACAACCTCTACGGCTCCACCGAGGTCGCCATCGCCACCGTGGCCCAGCCGGCCGATCTGGCGAAGGCGCCCGGCACCGTCGGCCGCCCCCCGCTCACCTGCGATGTCCGCCTCTACGACGACAACGACAAGGCGGTGACCGCGAAGGACGTCACCGCGCGGATCTTCGTCCGCAGCGGCGCCCCCTTCGAGGGGTACACCGACGGCCGGCACAAACAGATCATCGACGGCTACATGTCCAGCGGCGATGTCGGGCACTTCACCGAGGACGGCCTGCTCATGGTGGACGGCCGTGACGACGACATGATCGTCTCCGGCGGCGAGAACGTCTTCCCGCTCGAGGTGGAGAACCTGCTGCTCGAACGCGACGATATCTTCGATGTGGCCGTGGTCGGCGTGGACGATGTGGAGTTCGGCAAACGGCTGCGCGCGTTCGTCGTCCCCGAACCAGGACATACCCCGGACGTGGACGAGATCAAGACCTACGTCAAGGAGAACCTCGCCCGGTACAAAGTGCCGCGCGAGGTCGTCTTCCTCGACGATCTGCCGCGTAACCCGACCGGCAAACTGCTGCGCCGGGTGCTGGTGGAATACGAGGTCTGACAACACCTCTCGACACCGAAACCGGGACTTCTCACAGGAGTGTCCCGGTTTCACTACTGTCCGGGACAATCGACGCGGCAGTCGTATCCGGGGTTGCTAGGGTTGGCACAGCACTGGAGCTCGAAGAGGTAGACCGCCGGTTCCGGCGGTGCACCGCGGAAGGTTGTCGCCGATGACGCTGTCGTTGCCCGGACCCGTTCGCAAGGTCGGCGATATCGCCTCGGCCGTGAACGTGATGCGCAGACGCGGGCTCTTCGATCCGCTGCGGCTCGACCACGCGATCCGGTCGATGAGCAATGCGTCCAAGTACGGGCCGTTCGCCGGTGTGGTCATGCATGCCGCGCAGACCCGGCCCGACTCCCCCGCCATCGTCGACGAACTGGGCGAATTCACCTTTCGCCAGCTCGACGAACGATCGAACGCGTTCGCCCGCGGCCTCGGCGAACTCGGGCTACGCGGCGGTGATGTGGTGGCGATCCTGGCCCGCGATCACCGCGGGATGGTGCTGAGCATGCTGGCCGCCGGCAAACTGGGACTGCGCGCGGTCCTGATGAACACCGGGTTCGCCAAACCGCAGCTCGCGGATGTCGCCGAACGCGAGAAGATCAAAGCGGTGCTGCACGACAGCGAGTTCTTCGATCTGATGAGCGCCATCCCGCAGGACATCCCGCGGATCCTCACCTGGGTCGACGAATCCGATCACGCGGATCCCGCGATTCCGACGGTCGAATCGGTGTGCGCCGGGCAGTCCACCGCGCCCCCGGCCGCGCCGGCCAAGCCGGGCGGCACGGTCATCCTGACCAGTGGCACCACCGGGACCCCGAAGGGCGCCCCGCGGGACAAGGTGAGCCCCTTCATGAGCGCCCAGTTCATCGACCGGGTGCCGCTACCGGCCGACGGCACCATGGTGATGGCCGCGCCCATCTTCCACGGCACCGGACTGTCCCAGTTCTCGCTCGGCCTGGGCCTGGGCAACCGGGTGATCTTCCAGCAGCGTCGTTTCGATCCCGAGCTCACCCTGGCGAATAT
This genomic window contains:
- a CDS encoding acyl-CoA synthetase, giving the protein MVNLAHTLEVIKAYGLLQSSGFIDLKNPGETLRTLKDSKTYIPQATLNMHSARIAPEAPGLADERGELTYREIDEQSTKIAHGLRDSGITEGTVIGILARDHRGLILSMAAAGKLGVKIALMNTGFAKPQFAEVCEREGVKAVLHDSEFLGLLDALPADMPRFLTWVDEGAELPEGARTLDDLIAGNGTGPLPVPAKPGGFIILTSGTTGLPKGAPREKASPLATAQFLDRMPFPKRSTVVIVSPIFHSTGLGTYLVSIGLTNKIVMRRRFDAEATLKMVSDHKAELLVAVPTMLHRMVELPEEVRAKYDTSSLKGIILAGSALSPELSVKATEVFGPVLYNLYGSTEVAIATVAQPADLAKAPGTVGRPPLTCDVRLYDDNDKAVTAKDVTARIFVRSGAPFEGYTDGRHKQIIDGYMSSGDVGHFTEDGLLMVDGRDDDMIVSGGENVFPLEVENLLLERDDIFDVAVVGVDDVEFGKRLRAFVVPEPGHTPDVDEIKTYVKENLARYKVPREVVFLDDLPRNPTGKLLRRVLVEYEV
- a CDS encoding acyl-CoA synthetase: MTLSLPGPVRKVGDIASAVNVMRRRGLFDPLRLDHAIRSMSNASKYGPFAGVVMHAAQTRPDSPAIVDELGEFTFRQLDERSNAFARGLGELGLRGGDVVAILARDHRGMVLSMLAAGKLGLRAVLMNTGFAKPQLADVAEREKIKAVLHDSEFFDLMSAIPQDIPRILTWVDESDHADPAIPTVESVCAGQSTAPPAAPAKPGGTVILTSGTTGTPKGAPRDKVSPFMSAQFIDRVPLPADGTMVMAAPIFHGTGLSQFSLGLGLGNRVIFQQRRFDPELTLANIARYRADSLVVVPTMLQRILDQPKEVLDRYDVSSIRVIFAAGSAIQPDVVVRTGAHFGDVLYNLYGSTECAVITVATPRELRKSPTTAGRAPVGVRIALYDENRARITEPNVTGTIFIDNPHAFKGYTDGRTKETVNGMMSSGDVGHLDEEGLLFIDGRDDDMIVSGGENVFPQEVEHLISQRPDVLEAAVVGVDDRDFGKRLRAVVVPGPESKRDAQEIKDYVKANLARYKVPREVVFLDELPRNATGKLLRKPLTEMDTGS